In the Wyeomyia smithii strain HCP4-BCI-WySm-NY-G18 chromosome 2, ASM2978416v1, whole genome shotgun sequence genome, one interval contains:
- the LOC129722682 gene encoding charged multivesicular body protein 1b — MSVSAMEKHLFNLKFAVKDLERNAKKCEKEEKAEILKTKKAIQKGNTEVARIHAENAIRQKSQSLNYLRMSARVDAVASRVQTALTTRQVTNSMAGVVKAMDAAMKGMNLEKISGLMDKFESQFEDLDVQSSYMENTMSQTTTTAVPQNDVEALMQRVADEAGLELNMELPSGPSASAAIGTSTQASTEQDELTARLARLRQAE; from the exons ATGTCTGTATCGGCTATGGAAA AACACCTTTTTAATTTAAAGTTTGCAGTCAAGGATCTAGAGCGAAATGCTAAGAAATGTGAAAAGGAGGAAAAAGCAGAAATTCTCAAGACGAAAAAAGCAATACAAAAAGGAAACACGGAAGTAGCTAGAATTCATGCTGAAAACGCTATACGCCAGAAAAGCCAATCGTTGAATTATTTACGTATGAGTGCCAGAGTTGATGCGGTAGCTAGTAGAGTTCAAACTGCGTTGACAACCCGCCAGGTAACGAATTCGATGGCCGGGGTTGTTAAGGCAATGGATGCAGCAATGAAGGGAATGAATTTGGAAAAGATTTCTGGCCTAATGGATAAATTTGAATCACAATTCGAAGATCTAGATGTGCAGAGCTCATACATGGAAAACACGATGTCTCAAACCACAACTACAGCGGTACCTCAAAACGATGTAGAAGCACTAATGCAACGTGTTGCTGATGAAGCTGG CTTGGAGCTTAACATGGAACTGCCGTCTGGTCCGTCAGCTTCTGCCGCGATTGGCACTTCTACGCAAGCATCAACTGAACAGGATGAATTGACAGCGCGTCTCGCACGGCTTCGTCAGGCAGAATAA
- the LOC129719815 gene encoding uncharacterized protein K02A2.6-like, translated as MSEINGYVVVMHYWWSKVEEKERLQFYWLEFSTAIQAKLGMMDSIRRIRPFEITAERTHLPTEWQKWKRELERYFDASKVTSQWEKRSILLHLAGPDVQEIFDHLPGTDEIPHVVADPPYYDVAVKKLDEHFEPMRRRNYERQLFRQIAQKPDERFADFVLRLRIQAKRCEFDRYDVREVEDRIIEQIVESCISSELRRQILAKDMSLDEIVSLGTTIADVQLQVRELDRQRVDYGTTASVNKVFKPPIRSNSFRASGAQFFNRTDRVCFACGRRGHLKGDTACRARNAKCVKCGELGHFAVRCLKRKSGVTTNQQSKKIRLVSDEAEYGSKEENIFYAMGRNTFQFKVGGIKIPMIIDSGADVNILDEATWSAAKEAGMKMQNLSWESDRSLRAYASKQPMKIKCMFWTDVEAGTNRVRAKFYVAEKGQRNLLGDVSAKELGVLKVGFDIAAIESSSESAFPKIKGVLIEIPIDQSVQPVQQAYRRAPLALEGKIHDKLQYLMQNDIIEKVNGPSPWVSPVVPVLKQNGDVRLCVDMRRANQAVLRETHPLPVIEEMLASVNGAVKFSKLDVKDAYHQVELSGNSRVITTFLTKYGLFRYKRLMFGVSCAPELFQKVMETIIAGLEGVIVYLDDVVVSGRTQTEHDNRLKALLDRLESYNVLLNRDKCQFNVSSLDFLGHNLSVNGVRPVESRVSAVAKFREPANAAELRSFLGLVTYVGRFIPHLAAKTDPLRQLLRKGVTFQWTVKQQAAFDSIKEEVFQIKNLGFFDPKDVTILVADASPSGLGAVLMQEDSLKVRRVIAYASKSLTDLERKYFHTEKEALALVWAVDRFRLYLHGTRFKLVTDCKPLTFLFSPRSKPCARIERWVLRLQSYSFEIVYEPGTTNIADAVSRLSTSAPTTFDDGDECSVRMLIKMVTPVAVSLDEIRADTFKDAKIIDVYRAQERNDWSGAAKPFKPFAFELCQSAGILLRGERIVIPKALQNRILELSHEGHPGIVVMKRRLRQKVWWPGMDKEVEKFVKGCKECILVSAQDPPEPLKRTTMPDKPWAHIAADFMGPLPSGHNLLVLIDYFSRFIEVIIMREITAKLTVQALHETFCRYGIPETMRTDNGPQFVSELLNKFCTEHGIKLVRTTPYWPQANGEVERANRALKKRLQISQESTDADWRWDLRTYLLLYNSTPHSTTGVAPSALMFGRVLRDKLPSISLTSEQYEDIQDRDRERKQTEAEYADKRRHAQPSSLNPGDLVVAKRMMKENKLASNFSPEELVVVEKSGQDVTLESLESGRILHSSSAHLKKLPQRHQVTDTEVGESNKASKDVQQPEQRPETQRQRREPRKPEHLKDYHLSIVQDIRESGGV; from the exons ATGTCGGAAATTAACGGGTATGTTGTGGTTATGCATTATTGGTGGAGTAAAGTGGAGGAAAAAGAGAGATTACAGTTTTACTGGTTGGAATTTTCAACAGCTATACAGGCCAAGCTTGgcat GATGGATTCAATACGGCGTATCAGACCGTTTGAAATAACGGCTGAAAGGACACACTTACCAACAGAATGGCAAAAGTGGAAGCGTGAACTCGAGCGCTATTTTGACGCTAGCAAGGTCACGTCCCAATGGGAGAAACGTTCAATTCTACTACATCTGGCCGGACCTGATGTTCAGGaaatatttgatcatttgccagGAACCGATGAGATTCCGCATGTCGTAGCAGACCCACCGTACTACGATGTCGCTGTTAAGAAACTCGATGAGCATTTTGAGCCCATGAGACGGCGGAACTATGAGCGCCAGCTATTCCGGCAAATCGCTCAAAAACCAGATGAGCGTTTCGCAGATTTTGTCCTACGCCTTCGTATTCAAGCGAAGCGTTGTGAATTTGATAGATACGATGTAAGGGAAGTTGAAGACCGCATTATTGAGCAGATTGTGGAGTCATGTATTTCATCTGAATTGCGACGGCAAATTCTAGCCAAAGACATGTCTCTAGACGAGATTGTATCTTTGGGAACAACCATTGCTGATGTACAACTACAAGTTAGAGAACTCGATCGACAAAGAGTAGACTATGGGACTACGGCGTCTGTTAACAAGGTGTTCAAGCCACCTATTCGTTCAAACTCTTTTCGGGCATCGGGTGCTCAATTTTTCAATCGAACAGACAGAGTTTGCTTTGCGTGTGGTCGTAGGGGGCACTTGAAAGGAGATACGGCCTGTCGAGCCAGGAATGCAAAATGTGTTAAATGTGGCGAACTAGGACACTTTGCTGTTCGATGCTTGAAACGTAAATCAGGAGTCACTACTAATCAGCAATCGAAGAAGATACGCCTCGTATCTGATGAGGCGGAATATGGCTCTAAGGAGGAGAACATCTTTTATGCAATGGGCAGGAACACATTTCAGTTCAAAGTGGGTGGAATAAAAATTCCCATGATAATCGACTCGGGAGCCGATGTCAACATTCTGGACGAAGCGACATGGAGTGCGGCCAAAGAAGCAGGAATGAAAATGCAAAACCTTTCGTGGGAATCCGATCGATCATTGAGAGCGTATGCTTCAAAACAACCAATGAAAATCAAATGCATGTTCTGGACAGATGTTGAAGCTGGTACCAACAGGGTGAGGGCGAAATTCTACGTAGCAGAGAAAGGTCAACGAAATCTTTTGGGTGATGTGAGTGCAAAGGAACTTGGAGTTTTGAAAGTCGGTTTTGACATTGCAGCTATAGAGTCGTCGTCGGAATCAGCGTTTCCGAAGATAAAAGGGGTATTGATTGAGATACCAATTGATCAATCAGTTCAGCCAGTACAGCAGGCATATAGACGTGCACCATTGGCTCTCGAAGGGAAAATTCATGATAAACTTCAATACTTGATGCAAAACGACATCATTGAGAAAGTAAACGGACCTTCACCGTGGGTATCACCAGTTGTTCCCGTTCTTAAACAAAATGGAGATGTCAGACTGTGCGTCGATATGAGAAGAGCGAACCAAGCCGTGTTGCGGGAGACACACCCACTCCCAGTGATTGAGGAGATGCTGGCATCAGTTAATGGGGCCGTGAAGTTCTCAAAGCTTGATGTTAAGGACGCATATCATCAGGTGGAGCTATCGGGAAACTCTAGAGTTATAACGACATTCTTAACCAAATATGGGTTGTTTAG ATACAAGCGACTAATGTTTGGGGTGAGTTGTGCCCCGGAATTGTTCCAGAAGGTTATGGAGACTATTATTGCGGGGCTAGAAGGAGTAATAGTCTACCTTGACGATGTTGTAGTTTCGGGGCGTACACAGACTGAGCATGATAATCGGTTGAAGGCACTGTTGGATAGATTGGAAAGCTATAACGTACTGTTGAACAGGGATAAATGTCAGTTTAACGTTTCAAGTTTGGATTTTTTGGGACACAATCTGTCGGTAAACGGAGTCAGGCCAGTTGAGAGTCGAGTTTCAGCTGTGGCGAAATTTAGAGAACCGGCAAACGCGGCAGAGTTACGTAGCTTTCTAGGGTTAGTTACGTATGTTGGACGATTTATACCACATCTGGCGGCAAAAACAGATCCGCTAAGACAGTTGCTACGTAAAGGAGTGACATTCCAGTGGACGGTTAAACAACAAGCTGCATTTGACAGTATCAAGGAAGAGGTGTTCCAAATCAAGAATCTAGGTTTCTTCGATCCCAAAGATGTCACTATTCTCGTAGCCGACGCAAGTCCTTCAGGGTTGGGCGCAGTGTTGATGCAAGAAGATTCGCTTAAAGTTCGTAGGGTTATTGCTTATGCGAGCAAGTCTCTCACTGACCTTGAACGGAAATATTTTCACACCGAAAAAGAAGCGTTGGCTTTGGTATGGGCAGTTGATCGTTTTCGTCTATATCTCCATGGAACCAGATTCAAGCTAGTTACAGACTGTAAGCCCCTTACATTTTTGTTCAGTCCTCGCTCTAAACCGTGCGCTAGAATAGAACGATGGGTACTCCGGTTGCAGTCCTATAGCTTTGAAATTGTGTATGAACCTGGTACTACGAACATTGCTGATGCCGTATCAAGATTGTCAACATCCGCACCAACAACATTTGACGACGGAGATGAATGCTCCGTAAGGATGTTGATTAAAATGGTAACTCCTGTAGCGGTATCGTTGGACGAAATTCGGGCGGACACTTTCAAGGATGCGAAAATTATTGATGTATACAGAGCTCAGGAGAGAAATGATTGGTCAGGAGCTGCTAAGCCCTTTAAGCCGTTTGCCTTTGAACTTTGCCAATCAGCAGGGATACTATTGAGAGGTGAACGAATTGTAATTCCGAAAGCACTGCAAAACAGGATTCTGGAACTTTCTCATGAGGGCCATCCTGGCATCGTCGTAATGAAGAGGCGGTTGAGGCAAAAGGTCTGGTGGCCCGGTATGGATAAAGAGGTGGAAAAATTTGTCAAAGGTTGCAAAGAATGCATCTTGGTGTCAGCACAGGATCCTCCAGAACCTCTGAAACGTACAACCATGCCAGATAAGCCTTGGGCCCATATCGCAGCAGATTTCATGGGTCCATTGCCGTCGGGCCACAACTTGTTGGTGTTGATAGACTATTTCAGTCGTTTCATTGAAGTGATAATCATGAGAGAAATAACTGCAAAATTAACCGTCCAGGCTCTGCACGAAACGTTCTGCAGGTATGGAATCCCAGAGACCATGCGAACAGACAATGGACCACAATTTGTAAGCGAATTGCTGAATAAATTCTGCACAGAACATGGAATAAAACTGGTTCGAACTACTCCCTATTGGCCTCAAGCTAATGGGGAGGTGGAGAGGGCCAATAGGGCTCTTAAAAAACGACTACAGATAAGTCAGGAGTCTACCGACGCAGACTGGAGATGGGACTTGAGAACCTATCTGTTGCTGTATAATTCTACCCCGCATTCCACAACAGGAGTGGCACCGTCGGCACTTATGTTCGGGCGAGTGCTTCGCGATAAATTACCATCAATTTCGTTAACATCAGAACAGTACGAGGATATTCAGGATAGAGATCGGGAGAGGAAACAAACTGAAGCTGAATATGCAGATAAACGACGTCACGCGCAACCCAGTTCCCTGAACCCTGGTGACTTGGTAGTCGCTAAGCGTATGATGAAGGAAAATAAGTTGGCAAGCAATTTCAGTCCAGAAGAACTCGTTGTCGTTGAGAAATCAGGGCAGGACGTTACACTGGAATCATTGGAATCTGGAAGGATTCTGCATAGTAGCTCAGCACACTTGAAGAAACTTCCTCAACGGCACCAGGTGACGGATACTGAAGTCGGTGAATCCAacaaagcttcaaaggatgttCAGCAGCCGGAGCAACGACCAGAGACTCAGCGTCAGCGACGAGAACCTCGGAAACCAGAACATCTAAAGGATTATCACCTAAGTATAGTTCAGGACATTCGAGAAAGTGGGGGAGTGTAG